ccggggggtgaaaacttttgaacagaatgaagatgtgtacatttttcttattttgtctaaatatcatattttttcatttagtactgcccttcagaagctacagaagatatttacatgtttcccaaatgacaaaaaaaagttacatttaccctgatctttaaattcaggatttttctgaagaacagcaggcagtttaacacttcaggacaaacaagggactcatgaacaactatcactaaacaaacacagctgtggatcattcaggtaacaacacagtattaagaatcaagtgtatgtaaacttttgaacggggtcatttttataaatgcaactattattttctcctgtggactatatgtaaatgtcttttatgtgaaatatcttattcaggtcagtactaaataaaaaataacatgcattttgtatgatccctcttattttggtcaaatagtgaacattttgcagattctgcaagtatCTATCACAGTGTTTAAGATTAAGATATATCTTTTATTGTTAGTGgctacatttacatgtatagatttggcagatgcttttaacCAAAGCCATTTGCACTGCATTCACAGTACATATTTGATCAATTTTTGCTTTCCTTGGGAATCAAACCCTTGACCTTAGTGTTGCCAGCACAGCGCTCTACAGTTTGAGACACAAGAAGGCCAAATTATCCATCTATTCTGTAATTGCAGAAACAAAAAACCAAACCTGCTCAATGTGGACATTTCCTTTAATATTACAAACAGTTGCGAAGACACTTATTGAATGTTATCGCTATTTTAACAGGTTTAGCATTTTTTGTGGATTACATGAAAGAGCGAAAAAAATAAGACTAGTTTTCCCTGCAGGCTCAGCTGCTTTGGCAGAATTCAGGCTATTTATTTAACTGCTTCAGTATTATTGTGCACATTTTCGTAATTTTAGTGTGGCACTGCCGTGGGTGTGATTTATAACCCAACCATTTAACAGTTTGCCTAGGATAAAAACCAGACAGAATGGAaagcaatacaataaaatgagaGTATGACATCCTGAAATGTGGGACACATTTAGTGTCTGAATAAAATcaggaaaaaaagttttgcttAAAAGTGGCCTGATTTCTCAAAGTGCTGCAGTgtctatgctgttttttaaaatgaaaagccTAAGAAGTAGTGAATAATCACATCATCTCTCTCACCCAGGTAAATGACAGCATATTGATGGACATGCCGGAGGAAACAGCAGCGTCTAACATCTTGGCACCTTTCCCTTCTCAGCGCTCCATCAGTCTGTCAGCAGGTACAGAGAGGAGGGAAATGGAGATAGGGAAAAGAAGATGAGAGAGAATGTTATTTGttctcatttttcatttagttcctTCATTTTGATAGGTATTTAAGAACGTCAGACTGTAATGCaacttttaatgaattttattcTCTGACCTGACATAAATGACGTCCCTCAGAGATCCATCTGTTATAAACAATGCATTATAGGCTCAGTGCATCAAATCTTGTCAGTTCTCTACTTAAATAAAGTGTGTATTGGATGAAATAACAGAACAACAATCCCTGCAGTATATGACAAAGAGCTCTCGCCCTTTTTTTAACGTTCTAAATGTCAGATACAAAATTGAGTATTTTATATGCCATGTGAGGTTAGCAGAGCTGAAAGGTCAACACTGATCCTGGAAGAAGTTGAATGTCTCAACAATGTCTCTAACTGTCAGTCAGAAGGAAGTAGAAGCAGCACTGCCGTGAAATTGCTTTGTGTGTGCATTTgcaacctttttttgtttgagtATCAAAGCATTGCAAACATTGCTAAATCTGAATCAAAGTTTAAGGGAATCTTTGATTTGACAGAGCTGTAGTCAGAGGTTTGGCTGACAGATTTACTTATCTCTCTCTTCTCATTTAGATGGGAATCTGTACTCTGCTCTGTCAGCGGCTACAGGACAGACTGGCTCTATCCGGCGCACATATGGCTCCAAAAAGCAGCTGAAGACAGAGAATAAATGGTTACAGAGTGAGTTGACAGTTGTTATCTAAACTGCATTAGCAgtttggagattttttttttgaagggcTGAACTAATGGATCTAGCTATGCTATGTCAGCTTGCAATTTAATCAGATACAGTACTGTACAACAGAGTTTGTTTGAAAATTCTGGAGTGaccccaaaaatatatatacaaaatataaaaatctaaataaatatagatttttttaaataccttgAAATAAGGCACTAATGTTCACCAACATTggaattatttgatgaaaaatcgaaatattgtgaaatattattacaatttaaaagaagtctttctattttaatatattattttttatatatcaaaattacatatttaaatgtttttttttcttgtgaaaattattttctCATACTTAAAACAGcttgcctcatttactatacGAGGAtaaatgaatatgcaaattaacCCCGCCTCCACTCAGTCACACCAGTCAGCGCCTGATCCCAAGTATGTATAACTGCAgaccggagatctccaaatgggggcggGAACTGCAAAAGTGGGCATAACCTGCAAAATGGGGTGGGGTCTCGTCACGCAAAGATTTTCaccattggctctggcttcagccagttgttatgtgacttacattttaaaataaaactttataaattagaCATTGTTTCTAGTtgttctgaaataaaataaaatatgctacataaataaatatgctcaaTGAAAGCAAAAAAGCTCGTGGCCAGTGGTGTTCCGACTGGAGTTAAAACGTCTGCTTAATGATGTAAATGGGAATCAGCCGCAAGCTCACCCACGAGGGTTTATTATTCAAGTTAGCGGTTAGCGGTTTTGCTCTATTTAATGCTCTGTATGCTCTATTAACTGCTCTATTTTCTTTTTGGTTAGGTGCTGATAATACTATTgatatattttgcatgctaatgaAAGGATTTTATCCAGTGACGTGATTGGTTATTGCAGTTTGTGACGTAAATTTTCAGCAAGGGTTTTAATTAATTGGCTGGCACATGTCTAAAACACCACATAggcaaataaacaacataaaatgtttgattttcactacagggggctttaaacattaaaaatgcaatttcagcTATGGTATAGGTTCAAAGACTGATGCAAGTTTGAGTCTATAACACATTTGCTCTCACCATCTCTCTCAGATCCCAAGTTTGCAGGAGCCGCTGTGATACCACACAAAGAGAAACTCAAAGATGAGATCTATTTCTTCTTCAGTGAGGTTAACAGTACAGCCAGTCTAGACGAAGAACCATATAGGGCTCGCATAGGACGTGTCTGCATGGTAACAAAGTTTTATCCATTCTTGCTTCATATACACTGCTGTGAGGACTCTAGGTTTCTGATAACCTTTGCATCTGTGGTTCAGGTTGATGAGGGAGGGCTTCAGAACTTGCTGCCGAGCTCCTGGACTACGTTCCTGAAGGCTCGTGTGATGTGTGGGAAAGCTGGAACTCCTGTACAGTACAACAACTTCAAGCAGGCTTTCGTTCTGGCCTCTCATCAACGCATTGGGGTGATATACGGCATCTTCTCCAATGCTTGGTAAGCAGGTGTGAAGTCTGAAAGTGAGTAGGAAGACATTTGATATCAGGCTGCTGACAAAATGCAAGACTACATTATACACCAAAAAATACATCCCTATAGTTTTTTACTCAAAACACTGTCTAACTTCAAGcttacagtatttaaatgtatatacgAATATTGGTACCATATCAAatagtattataatttttttaaggaataatcggatgcaaaattcacttttacatggtgtttgtatataaatgtgtattaacagtgtgtggacacaaccaccctacaataataaaaatccataaacagtctcaattttcaagccgttttgatttgcTGAggtgtatgatgtcatactgctcagaccCCACCCACGACTGCTGACAAACTGTCctgtatttacatatttccgccctcagccagtttaagcaatgcaggtgttttgtatttgaatgtaaaagtgaacataagagtagaggggtggagtgagcagtagctcattatcatttaaagagatatgCATGGAAAAAGGTTGAAAGGTGTTTTACACGACCGTTgaaaaattttaatcaaagtatgctgcaaacattttatgaagaccctaaagaatcataccaacttgtggaaaatgggcatccaatatCCACTTTGAATTTATCAGTGTTGGTCCGATATTGgatatttaatgcatatttaatgcatgctcatttttcctatttttacattaacactCACCTAATAACTCTAATATTACAATATTGGGGATCCTAAATAGACTATATGtttaatgtttcatttcattagCTACTTTTTCagacagatttggagaaatttggcattacttgctcaccagtggatcctctgcagtgaatgggtgccgtcagaatgagagtccaaagaactgataaaaacaaaaatccacAAATAACACACAAGTCTTGTCAagcaaaagctgcatgtttacaataaaaaaaacaaatccatcattcaattccagctaaaatacaagtccataacCAGTAATAATGCttccaaaaatgtacatttttgggtgaactatttcttccatgtttatgtctttctacAGGAACACCACTGTAGTGTGTGCGTACTCCATTGAAGACATTGACCAGGCCTTTTCTACATCCAAACTGAAGGGCTACAACACACCTTTGTCAACTCCTCGTCCTGGAACGGTACAACACATACATATGCATATGATTATATActaaacatttattacatttattttgaatctATCTATAAAATACTATCCTACAATTCAGAAAACATAGGCACAGCCTGATTATTAATATGTGTGGTTCATCTTTATCCAGTGTACTTTTAAGAATAACACTCAGGCTCATAACCAGAAGATCCTGACAGTGATCAAGGATCACCCTGAGATTGAGGATGTGATCATCCCGGTCGACGAAGCCCCTCTAGACCTGCCAGTTCAAGACCACTTTACACACATTGTGGCAGATACAGTCTTGGCTGTCAATGATGAACACTACAGCGTGATTTATCTGGGCACAGGTACTGTGAATTGCAAAGAAATGTTCTTTAAATGAGCTAAAACAGTCTATTCcaatgttgtttttcatgtgtcttcTGTACAGAGAAGGGAAAAGTCCTGAAGGTGCTCCATGCCATAGAAGGAGCCTTTATCATAGCGCAGTACTCTTTATTCCACGATGATAGTCCTGTCATCAACATGGCCATCGACTCTAAAAAGGTAGAGGcccacattttaaacatttaaactaacTCACATTAAAACAGGCCAATTGTAGCCTGCAGTGGTAGGACATATTATTCCACTGtaatctaattatttttggctttAAATCACTCTTTTTACTTTACAATGGGAAAGTAATTTGAAGGCTGTTCACacagatatttaaaatagtgtttgaTGAGAGCCAGATGGCACCTTTCACCCCTGTGTTCTGCTTTGTGTCAGGGTCATCTCTATATTGGAACAGAGCTTGAAGTGCAGCGCATCCCTCTGGCTGACTGTGGTCGTTACGGGACCAGCTGCCAAGAATGCATCCTTTCTCGAGATCCATATTGTGCGTGGGATGCGTCCAAGAAGAAATGTACTGCAATCCCAGCAGAGTACAACATTAGCACTGGGTACATATGGACTCACAAATTTCCCAacataataatgcattagtgtTTTTCCTGTTGAAGTAACCTGAGTTTCATATTTCTCTGTTCTCCCTATTTGAAATCAGAACCCTTGTTCAGACCCTTGACCACTCCAATGCCTCCATCTGTGGCCATGCTACAGGTAGGTTGTTTAAAATGACTTATAAAGGTGCAGTTTTCTGTTTGTACCTCTAAACACTTTTTAGCActaaagattttaaatgtttctagttTCAGATTCTTCTTATTCACAAATTCCCACTAAAACCCGGTTTTGTATTtatatgcactaccagtcaaaagttttagaacagtaagatttgtaatgttttttaaagaattatcttctgctcaccaagtctgcatttatttgatccaaagtacagcaaaaacagtaaaatttttaccatttaaaataactgtttgctatttgaatatattttaaaatctaatttattcctgtgaatttttagcatcattactccagtcacatgatccttcagaaatcattctaatattctgatttgctgctcaaaaaacacttattattattattatgctaaaaacagctgaatataatttttttcaggtttctttgatgaataaaaagtttagaagaacagcatttatctgaaatagaaatattttgtaacattataaatgcctttatcatcacttttgatcaatttaaagcatcctagctaaataaaagtcttcatttctattaaaaaaattatactgactccaagcttttaaatggcatagcgtataatgttacaaaagcttttatttaagaaaaatgctgatctttggatctttctattcatcaaataatccaggaaaaaaattactcaactatttgatttctgaaggatcatgcggcactgaagactggagtagtgatgctgaaaatttagctttgatcacaggaataaattacatttaaaatatattcaaataaaaaactgtttttttttttaaatagtaaaaatattttaaaattttactgcttttgctgtactttcgatcaaataaatgcaggctgggTGAGCAGAAgcaccttttttaaaaaacataaaaactcttactgttcaaaaactttctaTATTTTCCTGTCTCttgacataaaaatatttgttctggagtTCAAATATGGCATTTAAAATTGCTTCTTTTTTAGCACTttctttacaaaatatagaacGATAAATACCTAAAactatactaataataatatatatatatatatatatatatatatataaaaatgctgttcttttcaaattttaattaatcaaaaaatgctGAGGGGAAAAActatcacagttttcacaaaaatgtattaattgtttccaacactgaaaataataataaaagtttcttgggctttaaatcagcatattagacatgacactgaagaccactGATCActgatataaattataattaaaaatatttaaataaaactcttttaaaatgtaagaatattttgtaatattcatAGTATTTTTATTCCAAATGATTTTTATCACACTAATGTTTCCTGTCATCCTGGGCTACAGCTCCTAAGGTACGTAGCACCATCCCCAAACCAGTTTTAGTGGATAAAGATGGACCCGTCCTGCTCCCATGCCCCGTGCGTTCCTATCATGCCACTTACCGTTGGGAGAAAGACAACTGCATCAAGCAATATCCTTGCACCATCTCCGGCTCCTCCTGTGTGCTGGCGCCCACCCCTGACCTGCCTCTAAAGGAGGGCGTGTTCCGCTGCATGGCGGAGGAGAGCGGCCTCCAACAGGAGGTAGTGTCCTACAAGCTGGTGTTCAACGGTGGGCCCCTCTCCACCTCGCTAGCCTCCACCCTGGGGTCGGCTCTGGTGCTGGCTGCTGCGGCACACTGGCTCCTGTAGATCAAATGAAGCCTGGGGGCTCAAAGGGAAACAAGTTTAATACTAAGGTCAGCAGAGCATGAGTACCTAGGCCGGTCCGACTAAACTGCAGGGGAGCAGCTGGTCTCTGTATAAACTGTGTTTCTGGTTTCTTATTCAGAGCAATCACAAGTTTATTCTTTTCATTGAAGGGCCGAGAAAATGCCTGAAATTGTCTCATTTTGCCAAATGCTTTATCATACCAAACTCCAGTGTTATGTATAACATGAACTTATGTAAATGAACTACTACATGCCATCAGCCTGAACGCATTTAGACTTATATAATGTATATCTAATACATGAGATTTGTACCACATAATACATTGTTTGCAAAACGTTAGTGCCATCATTTAGATGTTTCAGAGGACTGCTTTGCTTACTACACTCAGACATGGAATCCAAATCAGTTCTTTAACTTGGttagtttttttcagtaacacCACTATTCAGTAAGGTTCAGTTGAGAATAGGGTATCATGAActaactaaaaacatttttacagcatttagtAACCTATGTTAATTTAcatataacattaaaacattaactaatgttcaTTTAGACTGCACACTATAACAGTGGAAAAGACAAttaaaaacacagctatacTAAGGAATGGCAAACGTTTCAGTCAAAACATGACCGTCTTCAGCTTTTTTTCAGCTTTACAGAGTGCATTTTTATGATGAGTTTGGTTATGTCTTTATTTAAACAACTTGAGatgctaaaatgtattattgtatgtagaaatgaactttttatttgtttaatttatgcggttcatttttagttcatgttaccTAATGATTTAACCCACTTGAACCTTATTTTAAAGTAGAGGTGCAATGAAAAAAATCGATTCTGTGATTTTCCGAATATAGCTGTACTCTGCTTGcttccacacacacaccacttaaacttaaaatagtCATTCATAAGGTTGGAAAAGGTTGAGGCAAATTACaggtgttcacagtgggctgtgtttacattaatcgtCATACAAGCATAAAAACCGAGGTGCAAGTACATTTAACCACTCTTCTTCATGAACATTTGAGTGTTCGGTTAAAAACCGGCCTATAGCGCCATcagctgttaaaaactaaactCAGTGTCGATTTGAGAATCGATTCATCGTCGCATCCgaattttaaagtgttactcTTTCGTTGGTATGTAGAATTGCTGAGTTACAGATGTGTTAGATGTGCGAGTACATGCTGAAACATAAATATACTGTTATAAATCCTTTGGTTTTTTCCATTCTGTGCCATTAGGACAGTTCTGAAGCCTTAAAACAAGGATGAGTCTCTTTTAAGCTGTAAGGGTCACATCCTAAGCACAACTTGCAAACTGAGCAGAACCTGCAGAATCTGCTGGCTTTGTCTTTCCATTGAGTCATTCCGACCTGACGCAGAAAGTTACTTCAGCACGATTTCAGGAGTACATACAGCTGATTTTTTTGGCCTGTTTAGCAAGTTTGAAATCACGTATCAGCCACAATTAGAAGCGTGACGTGAAAAACAAAACCATACAAAACTGACACAGATTCGACCGCTTTTGCTCAGTGGGTGGATGGGAAGAATACCAGAATCCGATAACCAGTTTTTAGAGATTATCTCAGTACATCACTGTGTTTAACAAACAGACATGAACACTCTTGCATCCTTGATGCCTGTACTTTTCATGCTCATGAAACACATTTGCGTTAAATGAAATAAGCTTCAGTATATGGAGTTGCATTTTGTAGTCGCAGTGTACAGAGGCTTAATTATAGAGTTGTTTTAACTGTAATGCTCTGCATATGCTGTTCTTCACCATTGCTGCCTATGGGAATAAAAAGTATTCCTGATGGATCTAAACAGTCATTCTGCACTAAGGTGTTCAGAGTGTAAACCATTTTACTTCATAACATTTCATTTGATCATGCCAATAAAATGTATGGTGGTTATCTTATATTACAGAAAAGGACGTACAAGAACATTCTAGCACATTTCTAATCATCATCCGCATCCCtaactctttctctctctcagagcAACTGACCCCAAATGCCAATTTTGTCTTTAACCTTGTTCTCTCCTCACTGTATTTTGAAAGCAGGACAATAGTGTTATCAACGAATTGATCACTAATTAACCAGAAGTGCATTGTGTTTTATGATGATGGAtgttgtgactttgtttttgtatttagttaTGTAATTACGTTGTTTGTCACTCTGTTTGCTCTGCTGGTGACTTAATCTGCCGATCCTAAACTAAAAggagacatttttgttttattttacttccgTCTGGATCTCTGGGTTAATGTTTGGGCAAACTTAAGTGTCATAAATGAAAGCCATGTAAATAGTCCAGGGACTGACTGCAGTGTTGCTTTACACATTAATGCATTAGCTGTTTATGCTAGCGTGTGCTAACCTTCTGTTTGCATGCTGAATGCCACTGCACTGTTGCCCTCTCTGTGTACTCGTACCTCTGTCTCTTGGCCTAATGTGCTACACTGCAATGAAGGAACGTTGTAGTGCCAAACCAATGTCGTGCCATTTTCGTCAAAGAGCTTTTCTAACTTTTCCACTGTGCGTCAAAGCCAAGCGCTTACCTTTCGGACACACGTATAGCAGTATCTAGATATACACcgacacacgcacacactctaAATCACTTTCGACAGTGTGAGTGACACAGGGTCCTTCAATGTAGATCACACCTgttacatgttttgtttttagtttcgTTTAGTTTTTACTCTGTAACTGGTGTTGCGAGAATGATTTAAGGCCATTGTGTTTGtattgtctgtctgtcattcgcTATGCCTTGTGTTTTATTGCCCAAGATTTGTGGCAGGGAGTGTTTTCTCATGTAGGGACGCTCAGCACGGTTTACTGCTCAAAAGCATCTTGCAGTTGTGTAAGCTTGCacttaataattcatatttataacTGGTTACCAAAAGTCATAGcaatttttttctaaagggACTGAAGACAttgtaaaatacagaaatataattatacattaaatgtttccctgaaaatgtgcattaaaataaataacaaaaagccactgtatttgtttttttattattattgttcattaatattgtttttgtttatgtttttactattttaaagggatagttcaccaaaaatgaaaatcctgccattaattactcaccctcatgtcgttccaaacccgtaagaccttcattcatctttggaacacaaattaagatattttttgatgaaatccgagagctttctgaccctgcatagacaactaccatgttcaaggccaagaaaagTAGTAAGTACATCGTTAAAATTAGcttaaaatcactaaaaatcagtggttcaaccgaagctaagaaaatactttttgtgttaaaaaaataaataaataatgactttgTTCAACAAAGGGTGGAtactgaattttcttttttgggtgaaccatgcAATTTGTGGTTAAATGTTGCTCATCAAATCAATAGAGCATGTTCAAACATTAGGGAACATgcaaaaacttgcatttttttaaatctgaaattatTATTGAAGAAGTCTGACTAAAGACAATAAAAATGCACCAATGATTTGTAAAAGtgtacattaaaacaaaaagctgTAATATAGCCCAAAGCTTTGCTATTACACAGTGTAGGAGCATTTCCGTGAGGGAATTTCTTTGGCAATAAGCATTCAACATGTGGTCACATGTTAATTTAGCAGATGTCTTTGGCAAATGCAAATAGTGCACTAATTGTAGCGACTTCTGGAGCACCCTGAGGTCGTGCAAGGCTCTGGGATCAACCCTGCAATCTTTCTGTTAGCAGCCCAGatctttaaaggaacagtttacctaaaattaaatgtgtgccatcatttattaaaatggtAGTTTCATGAAAAATTAAACACGTTTAAACacgtttcattttttatatttactcttctgtcttctttaaaacacacacatgcaatagTTATTTTGAAGAAACTTGGCAACCTAACAGTTTTGTCTACCTTTGACTTCCATTGtgtggaccaaaaaaaaaaaaaaaaaaaaaaaaacgaacaaaaaaacACTCCTCACACATATCATGCAtgttctacagaaaaaaaattacatagtTTTGGGAgaggaaatgatgacagaattttcatttttgggtggactaccTCATGTTGTAAACTTACATGACTGTTTAGCAAAACACTGTAAATGCTTCTATGTCAAACACaggctaaaaatgtttttttacaccAATATGTTACAATATCATAAAGTAATCAGTTGACTATTCTAAACAGCAGAATGTACTTGAAGGGTAACATCTCCTTAAACTAAAAGGGATAAGTGATTTTGTCATGACCCTCTTGGgtgatattttgagaaatgtctcatACTTATTCATACAATGGAAGTCCACGGTAGCCAAAACTGTTTAGTCATGCAgcagtcttcaaaatatctttttttgtgtgttaaaCAGATAAGCCAGGACATTAGCCTTGGTCAGCATCCCTGGGCATCGCTTTTGAACACTCAGTACACTTGACGTCGAAAAATGACGCAAAAGGGGTACCCTGAGAATTAAAGAGTGACAGCGCGGAATGACCAAACGTCAGTATGAggcgagttgggagtgagattgttggaagtcatacaggtttggaaggacatgagggtgactagatgatgacagtattttttttattgc
The sequence above is drawn from the Labeo rohita strain BAU-BD-2019 chromosome 16, IGBB_LRoh.1.0, whole genome shotgun sequence genome and encodes:
- the si:ch211-113g11.6 gene encoding semaphorin-7A; translated protein: MNLLLLATLFSTVLAEKSPRLKFTVMESPRFRFMKPENFTTVYHQQETDVLYVGGQEVIYKLTFSDKGVHDTQIHAEKDENAKETCVSKSPAWKQECHNFITVIEKVGDSFVACGTRAGAPKCWLLVNDSILMDMPEETAASNILAPFPSQRSISLSADGNLYSALSAATGQTGSIRRTYGSKKQLKTENKWLQNPKFAGAAVIPHKEKLKDEIYFFFSEVNSTASLDEEPYRARIGRVCMVDEGGLQNLLPSSWTTFLKARVMCGKAGTPVQYNNFKQAFVLASHQRIGVIYGIFSNAWNTTVVCAYSIEDIDQAFSTSKLKGYNTPLSTPRPGTCTFKNNTQAHNQKILTVIKDHPEIEDVIIPVDEAPLDLPVQDHFTHIVADTVLAVNDEHYSVIYLGTEKGKVLKVLHAIEGAFIIAQYSLFHDDSPVINMAIDSKKGHLYIGTELEVQRIPLADCGRYGTSCQECILSRDPYCAWDASKKKCTAIPAEYNISTGTLVQTLDHSNASICGHATAPKVRSTIPKPVLVDKDGPVLLPCPVRSYHATYRWEKDNCIKQYPCTISGSSCVLAPTPDLPLKEGVFRCMAEESGLQQEVVSYKLVFNGGPLSTSLASTLGSALVLAAAAHWLL